Proteins encoded together in one Mercenaria mercenaria strain notata chromosome 18, MADL_Memer_1, whole genome shotgun sequence window:
- the LOC128550667 gene encoding carbohydrate sulfotransferase 8-like, whose product MVQMFRCNKRTCLYIFYFALIAVLLYVILKENGSSVLVDNNRKRWTRNETKYKHEYQRFHERQRHLRRRCLKVLKTNNHTACEDQQEMKNNLKYVKKKNVLYCSIEQTGNTFWRRIPHVEGGWGGTSNPTRIEISKAYDGKGGYRNMQNKKWAEVENLFKRTELVLFVRNPFSRLFSGWLDKFYSPNVFYWNKTGKDILESQRHDLDNDSIRCASDVSFVEFVNYTVHEMLSNKCIDGHFSSMYSHCLPCHLPFRYIGKYETIKEDIAALIELLDLTDAVRFNDFETDAVFDAIMDSSSWVYKEKEKVVACGVSFSCALFREWSRLQSRGLISKKMDFPYKTKEEINTLKQEQFERDLAMAHFESSPQDLKNNRHEALLQALKTLPEAVIKKLLLAFETDFDLFDYDRRPLSFAESGSTEISGFTYFSSCPQQFR is encoded by the exons GTAGTTCAGTACTAGTTGACAACAACAGAAAGCGCtggacaagaaatgaaacaaaG TACAAACATGAATATCAGCGATTTCACGAAAGGCAAAGGCATTTACGTCGTAGATGtctgaaagttttaaaaaccAATAATCACACTGCGTGCGAAGATCaacaagaaatgaaaaacaatttgaaatatgtcaaaaagaAGAATGTTTTATACTGTTCTATTGAACAAACAGGAAACACATTTTGGAGAAGAATTCCACACGTTGAAGGTGGTTGGGGAGGTACTTCAAACCCAACACGTATAGAGATAAGCAAGGCATACGACGGGAAAGGTGGGTACAGgaacatgcaaaataaaaaatgggCAGAAGTTGAAAACCTTTTTAAACGTACAGAACTAGTTTTGTTTGTTAGAAACCCTTTTTCTAGACTTTTCTCCGGCTGGCTCGACAAATTTTATTCTCCAAACGTGTTTTACTGGAATAAAACTGGCAAAGATATATTAGAATCACAACGCCATGATTTGGACAATGATTCCATTCGGTGTGCTTCGGATGTCTCTTTTGTAGAATTTGTTaactatactgttcatgaaatgCTTTCAAATAAGTGCATCGATGGTCATTTCAGTTCAATGTACAGCCATTGTTTACCGTGTCATCTGCCATTTCGTTACATaggaaaatatgaaacaataaaaGAAGATATAGCTGCTCTAATCGAATTATTAGATCTGACTGATGCGGTAAGGTTTAATGATTTTGAGACTGACGCTGTATTTGATGCCATAATGGACAGTTCCAGCTGGGTATATAAGGAGAAGGAAAAGGTAGTCGCGTGTGGTGTGTCTTTTTCTTGTGCCTTATTCAGAGAATGGAGTAGGCTGCAGAGCAGAGGCCTAATAAGTAAGAAAATGGATTTTCCTTATAAGACAAAAGAAGAAATCAACACATTGAAACAAGAACAATTTGAACGAGATTTAGCTATGGCACACTTTGAAAGTTCCCCACAAGACTTGAAAAACAACAGACATGAAGCTTTACTTCAGGCTCTGAAAACTTTACCGGAAGCAGTTATAAAGAAGCTATTGCTAGCTTTTGAAACAGATTTTGACTTGTTCGATTATGACCGTAGGCCTCTCAGTTTTGCTGAGTCAGGAAGTACCGAAATATCTGGATTTACGTATTTCAGCAGTTGTCCGCAACAATTCAGATAA
- the LOC128550669 gene encoding uncharacterized protein LOC128550669, translating to MVYFVRKSFILVILLSTLILIFIVRELDDIRQESNAICYNGNTEGLNVDHDIKKKVQSFTRERISKINADDRKDVKLLTKSSGTTASEKHKVEMVHSSNESEHSEKHMWRFYETLRLKTTNTSITFVLLITYGRSGSSWLGDMISQAGSTLYVFEPLQRTASQGFFKDNLVCFNSNTCR from the exons ATGGTGTATTTTGTTAGAAAGTCGTTTATTTTGGTTATATTACTATCGACCTTAATTCTGATTTTCATAGTTCGGGAGCTCGACG ACATCAGGCAAGAGAGCAATGCTATATGTTACAATGGAAACACGGAGGGGCTGAATGTTGATCATGATATAAAGAAGAAAGTGCAATCTTTTACCAGAGAGCGAATCAGTAAAATAAATGCCGACGACAGAAAAGACGTCAAATTGCTGACTAAG TCTTCAGGTACGACAGCTTCTGAAAAGCACAAGGTGGAAATGG TCCATTCTTCAAATGAAAGTGAACACTCAGAAAAACATATGTGGCGCTTTTACGAGACGCTTCGACTGAAAACAACGAATACATCTATCACCTTTGTACTGCTAATAACTTACGGGCGTTCTGGGTCGTCATGGCTCGGAGATATGATTAGTCAAGCTGGCAGCACCCTCTATGTGTTTGAGCCTCTGCAAAGAACTGCATCACAAGGATTCTTTAAAGACAATCTGGTTTGCTTTAATAGCAACACGTGTCG GTGA
- the LOC123543863 gene encoding carbohydrate sulfotransferase 1-like, translating to MVRLNIKAKFSLICCLSAVSFYLIFVYKDVSVCVCEKCRKADGGSRFYNHDAVAHISPDARSRQGIGGPVSYLESGEIDTSDRPETLHFNGTDTNTNHSTKFILLVTYGRSGSSWLGNITGQAENTFYVFEPFQRTLPQGYFKENFVCFNNNTCRNPQDKIERYTTILATVYQLFTCQSSKLHPFLQDIFIRNLRSRQHVETLRKCLNISSVETCLPEIDFLCSLTSHRILKTIRISMELVRIMMKMWQNLKVIHLVRDPRAITHSRLQLNAFSMSRNILSHSQDLCTRMKYDSLISLQLQKLYPNRLKVVSYEALAERPIVGAKYVYKFLNMSFNENVFHSIIHSISTKKTRNSEYPYLTVRYNSSAVAKQWRLNMSLLQVQVIDYFCKDMYSVLGYIAINSTDELRSLSTPLRRSIDIDGFL from the exons ATGGTCAGACTCAATATAAAGGCAAAGTTTAGCCTGATATGTTGTCTAAGTGCTGTGTCATTCTATTTGATTTTTGTATACAAAG ATGTCAGTGTATGCGTTTGTGAAAAATGTCGCAAAGCAGACGGTGGCAGTCGATTCTATAACCATGATGCTGTTGCTCACATTTCTCCTGATGCTAGGAGTAGACAG GGTATTGGTGGGCCTGTGTCGTATCTGGAAAGTG gtgaaattgacacaagtgACCGCCCTGAAACTCTTCATTTCAATGGCACTGACACTAACACTAACCACTCTACGAAATTTATACTGCTGGTAACCTATGGTCGTTCAGGATCTTCATGGCTTGGGAACATAACTGGTCAAGCAGAAAACACATTTTACGTGTTCGAACCTTTTCAGAGGACTTTACCACAGGGatactttaaagaaaatttcgTTTGCTTTAATAATAACACGTGCAG GAATCCACAGGACAAAATAGAGAGATACACAACAATTCTTGCCACAGTCTACCAACTATTTACCTGCCAGTCGTCGAAACTTCATCCATTTCTACAAGACATATTTATAAGGAATTTGAGAAGCAGACAGCACGTGGAAACTTTgagaaaatgtttgaatatatcATCTGTTGAAACCTGTTTACCGGAAATCGACTTTCTTTGCTCTTTAACATCTCATCGAATACTGAAAACAATCAGAATTTCAATGGAACTTGTACGTATTATGATGAAAATGTGGCAAAATTTGAAAGTTATACACTTAGTTCGAGATCCCCGAGCTATAACACATTCACGACTTCAACTCAATGCATTTTCCATGTCAAGAAATATACTGTCACATTCACAAGATCTTTGTACACGAATGAAATATGACAGCTTGATTTCTCTTCAACTTCAAAAACTTTATCCCAATCGACTGAAAGTTGTGTCTTACGAAGCCTTAGCAGAAAGACCAAtagttggtgcaaaatatgtatacaaaTTTCTAAATATGTCTTTCAATGAAAACGTGTTTCACTCAATTATTCACAGTATAAGTACAAAGAAAACACGAAACTCTGAATATCCTTATTTGACTGTCCGTTATAACTCTTCTGCCGTGGCAAAACAGTGGCGACTGAATATGTCACTTCTCCAAGTACAAGTCATAGACTATTTCTGTAAGGATATGTACTCTGTTTTAGGATACATTGCCATAAATTCTACAGATGAACTGAGATCACTTTCAACTCCCTTAAGACGAAGTATTGACATTGACGGGTTTCTTTAG
- the LOC128550668 gene encoding carbohydrate sulfotransferase 1-like — translation MSRLLPFFKRIMKNNLRSKNHELALNQCRSKNTTTFNSCLKKMEPICASTTHRVIKTIRISMELADIFMKLWPNLKIVHLIRDPRAVTRSRLRSSEFSMARYVFTHSQDLCSRMYEDVIQHMKLQKLYHNRLKLVIYEALTERPMNGARDIYKFLNMTMTKQVVQWIYQTTHANKKANSEYFGTSRNNATELVSSWRIKMDLLKVQVIDYFCKDLYTLVGFIPMNSTEQLRLLSVPSRRKSSIDGFV, via the coding sequence ATGTCTAGATTGTTGCCATTTTTCAAGCGAATAATGAAGAACAACTTGAGAAGTAAGAACCATGAATTAGCTTTAAACCAATGTAGAAGTAAAAACACAACAACTTTCAACTCGTGTCTCAAGAAAATGGAACCCATCTGTGCTTCTACAACGCATCGTGTTATAAAAACAATCCGGATATCAATGGAACTTGCggatatttttatgaaactttggccAAATCTAAAAATTGTTCATTTAATTAGAGATCCACGAGCGGTTACACGGTCACGTCTACGATCCTCGGAATTTTCAATGGCAAGATATGTCTTTACTCATTCACAAGACCTTTGCAGTCGAATGTACGAGGACGTTATTCAGCATATGAAACTTCAGAAACTTTATCACAATAGGTTAAAACTTGTAATTTATGAAGCATTAACTGAAAGGCCAATGAATGGTGCAAGAGATATTTACAAGTTTCTTAACATGACAATGACCAAACAGGTTGTTCAGTGGATTTATCAAACAACACATGCTAATAAAAAGGCAAATTCTGAGTATTTTGGTACGTCAAGGAATAATGCAACAGAACTCGTGTCATCCTGGAGAATAAAGATGGATTTACTCAAGGTCCAAGTAATAGACTATTTTTGCAAAGACCTGTACACTTTGGTTGGATTTATTCCAATGAATTCTACAGAACAACTTAGATTACTGAGTGTGCCTTCCAGAAGGAAATCAAGCATTGACGGATTTGTGTGA